In Tsukamurella tyrosinosolvens, the genomic window CGACGCGCCGCAGGCGCTGATGGACGCCGCCGACCTGGTCACCGAGATGACCAAGATCAAGCACCCGATGGATGCCGGCCGGAAGGGCCAGAGGGGGATCGAGTGGTGAGGGGCCGCACCCGATCCCGCGGGGCGCGGCGTCCGCGAACGCAGGTCATCGAGTGGTAGCCCCCGCGGTCGTCATCGCCGCGCCGTCGTCGGGCAGCGGCAAGACGACCATCGCGACCGGGCTCATGGGCGCTCTCGCGCGGACCGGCACCGTCGCGCCGTTCAAGGTGGGCCCCGACTACATCGACCCGGGCTATCACGCCCTCGCCACCGGCCGGCCCGGCCGCAACCTCGATGCCGTGCTGTGCGGCGAGCACCGCATCGCCCCGTTGTACCGGCACGGCGCGCGGGACGCGGACATCGCCGTCGTGGAGGGCGTGATGGGGCTGTTCGACGGGCGCATCGTCGACGGTCCCGGCGGCGCGGTCACCGAGGGCATCGGCTCCACCGCCGACGTCGCACAATCACTCGGCGCCCCGGTGGTGCTGGTCGTCGATGTGCGCGGCCACTCGCAGTCGCTCGCCGCGCTGCTCACCGGCTTCGCCACCTACCGGCCCGGCGTCGCGATCGCGGGCGTCATCCTCAACCGCGTCTCCAGCCCGCGGCACGAGCGGGTGCTGCGCGACGCGTGTGCGCACGCGGGCCTCGAGGCCGTCGGCGCGGTGCCCGGCGCCGCCGCCCTGGAGGTGCCGGCGCGGCACCTCGGCCTGATCCCCGCCGCCGAGCGCGGCGACGACGCCGTCGCCGCGGTCGCCGCGATGACGGAGCTGGTGGAACGGCACGTCGACGTCGAGCGGATCCGCGACCTGGCGAGGCCCGTCGCCGACGGGCCCGGGTGGTCACCGTCGGCCGAGGTGGCCCGCGCGGGCGGGCCGACCGTCGCCCTGGCCGGCGGCCCGGCGTTCAGCTTCGGCTACGCCGAGCACGAGGAGTTGCTGCGCGCCGCGGGCGCGCACGTCCGCCGCTTCGACCCGCTCACCGACGAGCTGCCCGACGGGACCGCGGCGGTCGTGCTGCCCGGCGGCTTCCCCGAGGTGTACGCCGAGAAGCTGTCGGGGAACGCGGCGCTGCGCGGGCAGCTGCGCACCCTGGTCGACGCCGGCGGCGCGGTGCACGCGGAGTGCGCGGGTCAGCTGTACCTCGCGGAGTCGCTCGACGGGGTCCCCATGTGCGGGATCGTGCCCGGCGCCGCGACGTTCACCCGTCGGCTCACGCTCGGCTATCGCGACGCGGTCGCCCTCGGCCCCAGCCCCCTGTTCGAGCCCGGCGAGCGAGTGACGGGGCACGAGTTCCACCGCACCGCGCTCGCGCCGGGTCCCGCGGCGGCCTGGGGTTGGCGCGACGCCGACGGTCGCGCCACGACCGACGGGTTCCTTTCGCCCACAGTGCACTCCTCGTATCTCCACGTGCATCCTGCCGGATACCCCGAGGTGGCGGAACGCCTGGTCAGAGCGGTCGCGTGAGGAGTTCGTCTCACCCTGAGCGGGGGCCTCGCGCGGGCTGAGAGCTTCCTGTACAAAAGCCTCATGCACAAGTCGATCAAGCTCGTCTCCGTCACCTTCGCCGCCGCCGCCGTGGTCGCCACCTCCGCCTGCGCCGCCGGTTCGTACGCCGCTCCCGGATCGCCCTCCTCCTCGGCCAAGCCCAGCGCCTCGGCCAAGCCGTCCGCGAAGCCCTCGACCGGCGCCTCGGCGAGCGCGTCGGCCAAGCCGTCCGCCTCGAAGCCCACCCCCGTCAAGGCCGGCACCCCGAGCGCCGTCCTCGCCTCCACCGCGTGGGAGACCACCTCCGCCAAGGACGCGAAGGGCGCCAAGGTCGCGCTGACCGACAAGAACGTCAAGAACTACGTCGGCTGGGCGTACTTCAAGAAGGACGGCACCTTCACCCTTTACAACCTCGACGACACCGCCAAGGGCAAGGGCGACTGGACCGTCTCGGCCGACGGCAAGACCCGCACCATCGTCGCCAAGAACGCCGACGGCAGCGTGCAGTACAAGCGCACCGTCGAGATCGTGACCCTCACCGAGAAGGAGTTCACGTACCGCGTGTACCCCGAGGCCTCCAACAAGGCCGTGTACTACGACATCGTGCACACCGCCACCAAGCACGCCGAGCCGCGCGCGTAGTGACGGACGCCGCTCACTAAGCTGAGCGGAATGAACAGCCACGGCGCCCCGCACGATCCCTACCTCGTCGGTCTGGATCTGCGAGGGCGCCGTGTCGTCGTCGTGGGGGCCGGCACCGTCGTGCAGCGTCGGTTGCCGGTCCTCCTCGCCGCCGGAGCGGACGTCCACGTCATCGCGCCCGAGGCCACGCCCGCCGTCGAGTCCACGCCCGGCGTCGTCTGGCACCGCCGCGAGTACGCCTCCGGCGACCTCCTCGGCGCCTGGTACGTCCTGGCCGCCACGAACGATCCCGCGGTGAACGCCGCCGTCGTCGCCGAGGCCGAGGTGCAGCGCACCTTCTGCGTCCGCGCCGACCTCGCCCGTGAGGGCACGGCCGTCACGCCCGCCACCGTCGCCACCGGCGGCCTGCAGGTGGGCGTCCTCGCCTCCGGGGATCACCGACGGTCCGCCGCCGTCCGCGACAGCCTCCGTGCCGTCCTGACGGGCGACGAGGCCGCCCGGCCCACCCACAAGCCCGAGGGGGTGGCCCTCGTCGGCGGGGGACCGGGCGACCCGGACCTCATCACCGTGCGCGGGCGGGCCCTGCTCGGTCTGGCCGACGTGGTCGTCGCGGACCGGCTCGCCCCGCCCCGGCTGCTCGCCGAGCTCGCCCCCCACGTCGAGGTGATCGACGCCGCGAAGGTGCCCTACGGGCGGGCGATGGCCCAACAGGCCATCAACCAGGTGCTCATCGACCGCGCCCGCGAGGGCAAGTTCGTCGTCCGCCTCAAGGGCGGCGACCCCTACGTCTTCGGCCGCGGATTCGAGGAGCTCGAGGCGCTGGCCGCCGAGGGCATCTCCGTCACTGTCGTCCCGGGCATCACCAGCTCGATCGCCGCGCCCTCGGCGGCCGGCATCCCCGTCACCCACCGCGGCGTGACGCACGAGTTCGTCGTCGTCTCCGGGCACGTCGCCCCGGGCCACCCCGACAGCCTCGTCGACTGGGACGCGCTCGGCCGGCTGCGCGGCACCGTCGTGGTCCTGATGGCCGTGGAGCGGCTCGCCGCCATCGCCGACGCGCTGATCGCCGGCGGCCGGCCCGCCGAGACGCCCGCCGCGGTCGTCGAGAACGCGACGACGGGCGGGCAGCGCACCGTCCGCGGCACGCTCGCCACCATCGCGGCGGACGCGGCCGCCGCCGACGTCGTGCCGCCCGCCGTGCTCGTCGTGGGCGCGACGGCCGGATTCACGGCCGCCCTCGGCGGCTGACCCGCACCCGGGGTGTGGGTTTCGCGCGTGTCGGCGAAATGTGACGGCCCCGCAGCGGCGATCATCGAGTGACCTGACGATCAGGGCCCTGCGCTGCACGAATCGCCCGATTCCGGGGCTTTCCGTCCGAACCCGGACCGCCACTTCAGTAACTCTCGTCACAATTGTTACCGTTCTCGACTTCCGGATCGGGCGGGGGAGTCGGTAGCCTCGGGCATCATGACCTCAACGATGGCGCCCAGCAGCCCGGCGCAGTCCTACCGCGTCAAGGGCAGCGCCGTCGGCATCCCGATCCTCGTGCTGTGCGGGATGATCTTCCTCTCCGTGCTCGACGGCACCGTCGTCTTCGTGGCCATGCCGGAGATCCAGGACGCCCTGGGGCTCTCCGACGCGACCAAGGTCTGGGTCTTCGGCGCCTACGCGCTCACCTTCGGCGGGTTCCTGCTGCTCGGCGGCAGGCTCGGCGACACCTTCGGCCGGAAGAAGATGTTCCTGCTCGGGGTCGTCGGCTTCACCGTCGCGTCCGCGCTGGCGGGATTCGCGACCAATGAGGCGTGGCTGCTGGCCGCGCGGGTCGGCCAGGGCTTCTTCGCCGCGATCGCCGGCCCCACGGCGCTCGCGCTCATCGCCACCACCTTCGCGCCGGGCAAGGCCCGCAACCAGGCGTTCGCCGTCTTCGGCGCGATGGCGGGCCTCGGCTCCATCGCCGGGCTCGTGGCCGGCGGCCTGCTTGCCACCATCGACTGGCGCCTCATCTTCTGGATCAACGTGCCCGTCGGCATCGCCTGCGCGATCGGCGGCTGGTTCACCCTCGACGAGGCCGTGGCCGAGCGCCGGCACGCTCTCGACGTCAAGGGCGCCGCGCTCGCCGTCGCGGGCTGCGTGACCGGCGTCTACGCCCTCACGGCGGGCCCCGAGGCGCACTGGCAGAGCACCTCGGTCTACGTCGCCGCCGTGGTCAGCGCGATCTGCCTGGCCCTGTTCCTGTGGGTCGAGCGGACCGCCAAGAACCCGATCCTGCCGTTCTCGCTGTTCAACAACCGCAACCGCGTCGCGGCCATGCTCGCGATCCTGGTGTGCGGCGCGCTGATCCCCACGCTCGGCTTCTACGTCGCGCTGACGTTCCAACTGGTCCTCGGCTACACGCCCTTCCAGTCCGGGCTCGCGCTGCTGCCCTTCGCCGTCGGCTTCGGCATCTCC contains:
- a CDS encoding cobyrinate a,c-diamide synthase, with the protein product MVAPAVVIAAPSSGSGKTTIATGLMGALARTGTVAPFKVGPDYIDPGYHALATGRPGRNLDAVLCGEHRIAPLYRHGARDADIAVVEGVMGLFDGRIVDGPGGAVTEGIGSTADVAQSLGAPVVLVVDVRGHSQSLAALLTGFATYRPGVAIAGVILNRVSSPRHERVLRDACAHAGLEAVGAVPGAAALEVPARHLGLIPAAERGDDAVAAVAAMTELVERHVDVERIRDLARPVADGPGWSPSAEVARAGGPTVALAGGPAFSFGYAEHEELLRAAGAHVRRFDPLTDELPDGTAAVVLPGGFPEVYAEKLSGNAALRGQLRTLVDAGGAVHAECAGQLYLAESLDGVPMCGIVPGAATFTRRLTLGYRDAVALGPSPLFEPGERVTGHEFHRTALAPGPAAAWGWRDADGRATTDGFLSPTVHSSYLHVHPAGYPEVAERLVRAVA
- the cobA gene encoding uroporphyrinogen-III C-methyltransferase, with translation MNSHGAPHDPYLVGLDLRGRRVVVVGAGTVVQRRLPVLLAAGADVHVIAPEATPAVESTPGVVWHRREYASGDLLGAWYVLAATNDPAVNAAVVAEAEVQRTFCVRADLAREGTAVTPATVATGGLQVGVLASGDHRRSAAVRDSLRAVLTGDEAARPTHKPEGVALVGGGPGDPDLITVRGRALLGLADVVVADRLAPPRLLAELAPHVEVIDAAKVPYGRAMAQQAINQVLIDRAREGKFVVRLKGGDPYVFGRGFEELEALAAEGISVTVVPGITSSIAAPSAAGIPVTHRGVTHEFVVVSGHVAPGHPDSLVDWDALGRLRGTVVVLMAVERLAAIADALIAGGRPAETPAAVVENATTGGQRTVRGTLATIAADAAAADVVPPAVLVVGATAGFTAALGG
- a CDS encoding DUF4822 domain-containing protein, with protein sequence MHKSIKLVSVTFAAAAVVATSACAAGSYAAPGSPSSSAKPSASAKPSAKPSTGASASASAKPSASKPTPVKAGTPSAVLASTAWETTSAKDAKGAKVALTDKNVKNYVGWAYFKKDGTFTLYNLDDTAKGKGDWTVSADGKTRTIVAKNADGSVQYKRTVEIVTLTEKEFTYRVYPEASNKAVYYDIVHTATKHAEPRA